Part of the Leptotrichia massiliensis genome, TTTATCCCAGTTTCCACAAATCTTCCACGATACATTATAAACATATAATCGCACATATGCTTTACAACTCCCAGATCGTGAGAAATAAAAAGATAACTTAGCCCAAACTGCTCCTGAATGTCCTTCATATAATTCAAAACTTGTGCCTGAACCGATAAATCAAGTGCTGACACAGGCTCATCTGCTATAATCAATTTAGGCTTAGTTGCAACAGCCCGTGCAATTCCCAGCCTCTGTCTCTGTCCTCCAGAAAATTCATGTGGATATTTATAAATATCTTCTCTATTAATCCCTACAATTTCCAGCAGTTCTGACACCTTCCTCTTTTCCTCATCTGAAGTCAAATTCTCAAAATTTCTCAAAGGCTCAGAAATCAAGTCAATCACTCTCTTCTTAGGGTTTAAGCTAGACAGCGAATCTTGAAAAATCATCTGCACGTTTCTATTGTATTCACTCCTTCTATTCCGAAACTTCCTATCAATTTCCTTACCTTCGTAAATTATCTTTCCACTTTTTATCTTCTCAAGCCCAATTATCGCTTTTCCAATCGTAGACTTTCCAGACCCCGACTCCCCCACAAGTCCATAAGTCTTCCCTTCTTCAATAGTCAAACTGACACCATCCACAGCATACACATGGTCAATTACCTTATTGAAAAAGCCCCCACGAATAGGATAATGAACCTTCAAGTCTTTCACTTCAATAAAACTCATATTTTTGTTTATTCCTTCCTTCCAAAATATTCAATAACTCAAATTCTAAATTAAAACTATAATTTCTCATTTTGATTTTAATTTATTTTAATTAATAATTATTTTATCTATAATTTTTATTTTTATAAAGCAAGGGAAATCAATCACCATTTCCCTTTATTTCATAATAATAGTTATTTTAGCATAGTTTCTATTTTCTAATGGGATTTAGTATTAAATTACTTTGTTTAATAATAGTTCTTACTATTTTTAATATGTTTTTTTCTTTTTTCGCAGGATTGCTCATTGCCGCAAATCCTGCACCTATGGCTAGACTACGACTTTTATTTGCCCAACTCCGAAACTCCTCCTTATAGTCGTCAAACAGTCGTAGTTGAACAAATAAAAGCTCCGTCGATTTATTATTTGTTGAAAAATTTTATACTAAATTTACTATTTAAGAGATGAAAATATAAATTAATCTTTCCAATAGATTGATTTATTTTTCAAAATGAAAATTTTTCCAGCAAGTACATCTCACAAAATGCTCTTTTTCCACTTCATGCAATGTCGGATTTTTTTCGTGTTCACTTTCCTTTATCCATGGAATTCTTTGAGAAAAACGACAACCTGTTCTCTCTAATTTGGTTAGCGATGGAACAATTCCTTGAATTACGTGTAATTTTTCTGTTTCTGTGTCAAGTTGCGGAATTGAATTTAGCAGAGATCTTGTGTAGGGATGTTTTGGATTATTGAACAAATCATTTACGTTTGCGATTTCTACAATTTCTCCAGCATACATTACTGCCACTCTGTCCGCCATTTCGGCAACGACACCCAAATCATGTGTAATCAGTATAATCCCAGCATTTATTTCACTTTGCAAAGTTTTTAATAAATCCAGTATTTGTGCCTGTATTGTAACGTCCAATGCTGTTGTCGGCTCATCGGCTATAATAATTTCGGGCTTGCAGGAAAGTGCTATTGCGATCATTACTCTTTGACGCATTCCTC contains:
- a CDS encoding ATP-binding cassette domain-containing protein, which produces MSFIEVKDLKVHYPIRGGFFNKVIDHVYAVDGVSLTIEEGKTYGLVGESGSGKSTIGKAIIGLEKIKSGKIIYEGKEIDRKFRNRRSEYNRNVQMIFQDSLSSLNPKKRVIDLISEPLRNFENLTSDEEKRKVSELLEIVGINREDIYKYPHEFSGGQRQRLGIARAVATKPKLIIADEPVSALDLSVQAQVLNYMKDIQEQFGLSYLFISHDLGVVKHMCDYMFIMYRGRFVETGIKNDIYKNPEHFYTKRLIAAIPEVHPEKRLENKKRRLEIEKEYLKNEKKYYDENGRVFDLKKLTDTHFVAIKDEIMQNNGKGGK
- a CDS encoding ABC transporter ATP-binding protein produces the protein MEQTETLIKINNLVTSFRIKDEYFPAVDNISLELRRNEILAIVGESGCGKSTLATSIIGLHNPINTKLTGEINFEGKNLVEIDEEQYNKIRGNKIGMIFQDPLSALNPLMRIGEQIDEGMIYHTKLSKTEREARMLELLENVGIKNPKRVARQFPHELSGGMRQRVMIAIALSCKPEIIIADEPTTALDVTIQAQILDLLKTLQSEINAGIILITHDLGVVAEMADRVAVMYAGEIVEIANVNDLFNNPKHPYTRSLLNSIPQLDTETEKLHVIQGIVPSLTKLERTGCRFSQRIPWIKESEHEKNPTLHEVEKEHFVRCTCWKNFHFEK